A section of the Pedobacter sp. HDW13 genome encodes:
- a CDS encoding sugar phosphate isomerase/epimerase, with amino-acid sequence MELAIHNWMRAETIETTIKRVSAIGYTRLEVAGNPDQYNTKDVRKLMKAHGLSCWGSVTLMLGERNLLASNEGQRAASVQYVKDVVKMVKELDGHMVSVVPATVGKLVPDGRKEEEWGWAVNAMKEIYEYSEAAGVLLGIEPINRFETYFINRAEQALALAAAVGPNCGVCLDTFHMNIEETDLFESIRKAKGKLVGFHVADNNRMAPGMGNLNWQKIIDTLREINYNEVLSVEFCAPLDRTPANPYPGAIDEKPENLSPEQEKFLIDHGSSSVTDAFYTMLTQQSFNTLSKLI; translated from the coding sequence ATGGAACTTGCAATACACAATTGGATGCGTGCTGAAACGATAGAAACAACGATAAAAAGAGTTTCTGCGATTGGATATACCAGGCTCGAAGTTGCCGGGAACCCTGATCAGTACAATACAAAGGACGTAAGAAAACTAATGAAAGCGCATGGGCTGAGTTGCTGGGGTTCTGTAACATTAATGCTTGGCGAGCGTAACCTGCTGGCCAGTAATGAGGGGCAACGGGCAGCTTCCGTTCAGTACGTAAAAGATGTAGTGAAAATGGTGAAAGAACTTGATGGCCATATGGTTTCTGTTGTTCCTGCTACAGTAGGCAAGTTGGTGCCCGATGGCCGCAAGGAAGAGGAGTGGGGCTGGGCTGTTAACGCCATGAAAGAAATATACGAATACAGCGAAGCCGCAGGCGTACTGTTGGGCATTGAGCCTATTAACCGGTTTGAAACCTATTTTATTAACCGTGCCGAACAGGCATTGGCACTGGCTGCAGCAGTTGGCCCGAACTGTGGCGTATGTTTGGATACTTTCCACATGAATATCGAAGAAACAGATTTGTTTGAATCCATTAGGAAAGCGAAGGGGAAACTGGTAGGTTTTCATGTGGCAGATAATAACCGCATGGCACCGGGAATGGGAAATCTCAACTGGCAAAAGATCATCGATACCCTTCGGGAAATAAATTATAACGAGGTCCTTTCTGTAGAGTTTTGTGCCCCATTAGATCGTACTCCCGCCAATCCTTATCCTGGAGCTATAGACGAAAAGCCCGAAAACCTTAGTCCCGAGCAGGAGAAATTCCTGATAGACCATGGTAGCTCGTCGGTTACCGATGCATTTTATACCATGCTAACCCAACAATCATTTAATACCTTATCAAAACTTATTTAA
- a CDS encoding VOC family protein yields MAKALKINHVTLIVDNLEKAGDFYRQELGLEPLPAFKFDYPVMFFRFNDEQQLHISEWEDRTSFRGHICVQVDDFSSIFFRMKALNAIDVNPWGKVRELPDGAMQMFVRDPAGNLVEISSIPGAEVDERIFKDELYEAGLYVSNRNDFRGLKSDDATLYHKK; encoded by the coding sequence ATGGCAAAGGCACTTAAAATTAATCATGTAACGCTCATTGTAGATAATCTGGAAAAAGCAGGAGATTTCTACAGGCAGGAACTTGGCCTTGAGCCACTCCCTGCTTTTAAGTTCGATTACCCTGTAATGTTTTTCAGGTTTAATGATGAACAACAATTGCATATTTCGGAATGGGAAGACCGCACGTCATTTCGCGGGCATATCTGTGTACAGGTAGACGATTTCAGCAGTATCTTTTTCCGCATGAAAGCGTTGAATGCCATTGATGTTAACCCCTGGGGGAAAGTGAGGGAATTGCCAGATGGAGCTATGCAGATGTTTGTACGCGATCCCGCTGGCAACCTGGTAGAAATTTCTTCAATACCTGGAGCTGAAGTAGACGAACGGATATTTAAAGATGAGCTTTATGAAGCAGGTTTATACGTTTCGAACAGGAACGATTTCAGAGGCTTAAAATCAGATGACGCTACTTTATACCATAAAAAGTAA
- a CDS encoding peptidase domain-containing ABC transporter, which translates to MKKFPFYKQPDQMDCGPTCIRMIARYYGRNYSLQRLREISGINRAGVSLLGISEAAEKIGFRTTGVKLTVSKLQEMEMPCILHWRQNHFVVLYKVEKNSIFYIADPARGLIKYNKDEFVKFWENTRNENGGLGIALAIEPSPEFYQQIGDPNKRLDITYILGYLVKYKSLIIQLFMGLGVGSLLQLILPFLTQAVVDIGINTRNLNFIYIVLIAQTMLFLGRMSVDFIRAWILLHISTRINISILTDFLIKLMKLPMSFFETKMTGDIMQRMSDQGRIQTFLTGSSLSTVFSLFNLIAFAFVLAYYNLDVFLIFVVSSILYSIVVIIFLKKRRELDFKRFDIASQNQSTVVQLISGMQEIKLNNCEQQKRWEWERVQASLFKFSIKSLALGQIQQFFAFFINEGKNILITFLVAKSVVDGQLTLGGMMAVQYIVGQLNSPIEQFLGFLQGFQDAKISLERLNEVHELENEEPLGKQFLFDLPKHTTIKLNQLSFTYPGAGNDPVLSNINLEIPVGKTTAIVGMSGSGKTTILKLLLRFYEPQKGEIKIGSSNINQVSFKFWRGKCGIVMQDGYIFSDTIARNIAVADEYPDIEKLQHAIKVANIADFVDELPLGIHTKIGAAGNGISQGQKQRILIARAVYKNPEYIFFDEATNALDANNEKIIMENLESFFEGRTVVVVAHRLSTVKNADNIVVLDKGLIIEQGTHLELTQRKGDYYQLVKNQLELGN; encoded by the coding sequence TTGAAAAAATTCCCATTTTATAAGCAGCCAGATCAAATGGATTGTGGTCCAACCTGTATACGCATGATTGCAAGATATTATGGTCGAAATTATAGCTTACAACGTTTGAGAGAGATTTCAGGTATCAACCGTGCAGGTGTTTCTCTATTAGGTATTAGCGAGGCAGCAGAGAAAATTGGCTTCAGAACAACCGGGGTCAAACTGACTGTAAGTAAACTACAGGAAATGGAAATGCCATGTATACTTCATTGGCGACAGAATCATTTTGTAGTACTCTATAAGGTGGAAAAGAATAGCATCTTTTATATAGCGGATCCAGCCCGAGGTCTCATTAAGTACAATAAGGACGAGTTTGTAAAATTTTGGGAAAATACTCGAAATGAAAATGGTGGTCTTGGAATTGCTTTAGCCATTGAACCCAGTCCTGAATTTTATCAGCAAATAGGAGATCCTAATAAAAGGCTAGATATAACCTATATACTAGGTTATTTAGTAAAATACAAAAGCCTAATCATACAGCTCTTCATGGGACTTGGTGTAGGTAGTTTACTTCAATTGATCCTGCCCTTCTTAACTCAAGCTGTTGTAGATATTGGTATTAATACACGAAATTTAAATTTCATTTATATTGTCTTAATTGCCCAAACTATGCTTTTTTTAGGACGGATGAGTGTCGATTTTATTCGTGCCTGGATATTGTTGCATATCAGTACACGCATCAATATCTCCATTTTGACCGATTTCCTAATCAAATTGATGAAATTGCCTATGAGTTTTTTTGAGACCAAGATGACTGGCGATATCATGCAACGGATGAGCGATCAAGGACGTATACAGACTTTTTTGACAGGATCATCTCTCAGTACGGTCTTTTCTCTTTTTAATCTTATTGCATTTGCTTTTGTATTAGCCTATTACAATTTAGATGTATTTCTAATTTTTGTTGTTAGCAGTATATTGTACAGCATAGTTGTAATTATTTTTCTCAAAAAACGTAGGGAACTTGACTTTAAACGTTTCGACATTGCCTCTCAAAATCAGAGTACAGTTGTTCAGTTGATTTCAGGCATGCAGGAAATAAAACTCAATAACTGTGAACAGCAAAAGCGTTGGGAATGGGAACGCGTGCAAGCCAGTTTATTCAAATTTAGTATAAAGAGCCTTGCGCTAGGCCAGATTCAGCAATTTTTTGCATTTTTCATAAATGAGGGGAAGAATATTTTAATTACCTTTTTAGTGGCTAAATCTGTTGTAGACGGACAATTGACTCTTGGCGGTATGATGGCTGTGCAATATATAGTTGGCCAGTTGAATAGCCCGATTGAGCAATTTTTAGGTTTTTTACAGGGTTTTCAGGATGCCAAAATTAGCTTGGAGCGATTAAACGAGGTTCATGAACTAGAAAATGAGGAGCCATTAGGAAAACAGTTTCTATTCGATTTACCTAAACATACTACTATAAAACTCAATCAATTGAGTTTTACTTATCCCGGTGCAGGCAATGATCCTGTACTGTCTAATATCAATCTGGAAATCCCAGTTGGTAAAACCACAGCTATAGTTGGTATGAGCGGGAGCGGAAAGACAACAATCCTGAAACTCTTACTGCGTTTTTATGAACCACAAAAAGGTGAAATCAAAATAGGGAGTTCAAATATAAATCAGGTCAGTTTTAAATTTTGGAGGGGAAAATGTGGCATAGTCATGCAAGATGGTTATATCTTTTCAGACACAATAGCTAGAAATATAGCAGTTGCAGATGAATACCCAGACATTGAAAAATTGCAGCACGCCATCAAAGTAGCCAATATTGCTGACTTCGTAGATGAACTCCCGCTTGGCATTCATACCAAAATCGGCGCGGCAGGAAATGGAATAAGTCAAGGACAGAAACAGCGAATCCTTATTGCAAGGGCCGTGTATAAAAATCCTGAGTATATTTTCTTTGATGAGGCGACAAATGCATTGGACGCAAACAATGAAAAAATCATCATGGAAAATCTGGAAAGTTTTTTTGAAGGCCGTACTGTTGTTGTCGTTGCACACCGATTAAGTACTGTGAAAAACGCGGATAATATTGTTGTGCTAGACAAGGGGCTTATCATTGAACAAGGAACTCATTTGGAACTAACCCAGAGAAAAGGAGATTACTATCAGCTTGTAAAAAATCAATTAGAGCTAGGAAATTAA
- a CDS encoding AraC family transcriptional regulator yields the protein MKVSYRPISTPEDASFAIKEYCQPQFTSTFHFHHSYELILIVKSSGQVYVGNKVMNYKEGDVFMFGPGLVHCFSSDILTTTDEEVAHAIVVQFSADFMGKDFFETLELRAVKELLQQSIYGIKFDTSAASTSTRFFQFQPNQQMKNLILLLQILEELSLSSKQGALLITDDSRKIRHNESNAKKLASIFNYVFENYHREIDIQSAASIACMSKAAFCRYFKNSTHKTFSQFVNEIRVSHATKLLIGKDNNITAICYACGFDNVSYFNRQFKIRQGISPREYRKVFMESNADRPFLRHTD from the coding sequence ATGAAAGTTTCTTACCGACCGATATCTACTCCTGAGGACGCCAGTTTCGCAATTAAAGAATACTGTCAGCCACAGTTTACCAGTACTTTTCATTTTCACCACAGCTATGAGTTGATCTTGATTGTAAAAAGTTCAGGGCAGGTGTATGTGGGCAATAAGGTAATGAATTATAAGGAAGGAGATGTCTTTATGTTCGGGCCGGGGCTGGTGCATTGTTTTTCAAGTGATATCCTAACTACAACTGATGAAGAAGTAGCGCACGCCATTGTAGTGCAATTCTCTGCAGATTTTATGGGAAAGGATTTCTTTGAGACCCTGGAACTGAGGGCAGTGAAGGAGCTGTTGCAACAATCGATATATGGTATAAAATTCGACACTTCAGCGGCTTCAACCAGCACCCGCTTCTTCCAGTTTCAGCCTAACCAGCAAATGAAAAACCTGATTCTGTTGCTGCAGATATTGGAAGAGCTTTCGCTGAGCAGTAAGCAAGGAGCATTACTCATTACAGACGATAGCAGAAAAATACGCCATAATGAAAGTAATGCTAAAAAACTGGCTTCCATATTCAATTATGTATTCGAAAATTATCATCGGGAGATAGACATCCAATCGGCGGCTTCCATCGCTTGTATGAGCAAAGCTGCATTTTGTCGCTATTTTAAAAACAGCACCCACAAAACATTCTCACAGTTTGTAAATGAGATTAGGGTAAGTCATGCCACAAAATTATTAATTGGGAAAGATAACAATATCACAGCCATCTGTTATGCCTGTGGTTTTGATAATGTTTCTTATTTTAACAGGCAATTCAAGATCCGGCAAGGTATATCGCCCAGGGAATACCGTAAGGTATTTATGGAAAGCAATGCCGATCGGCCCTTTTTGCGGCATACTGATTAA
- a CDS encoding mandelate racemase/muconate lactonizing enzyme family protein: MKITNVEAFWLRCPIPEAKQHVSDYGLLTNFDMTLVVITTDTGLQGFGEAKAAVGSSGVCASIVNCIENELKPVLLGKSVKDITRLWEEMYNGTRDHYALSRGRKFPILGRRGLTVSAMSGIDTALWDLKGKMLNVPVLDLLGGACRDKMPAYASGGWADLEHIGEQLNGYVSKGFGGVKMRVGVMDGTVQKSIDRVKAARAALAPEIKLMVDAHGTFSVPEAKQFCRGVEDCNIYWFEEPVSPDNRKGTAEVRAATHIPIAAGESEFTSFDIHDLLQIRAIDVVQPDAAIIGGISEAMRAGHLASVHQVELAPHCWGSAFSFMAGLTVAFASPSATIIEFSLGGNPMMYDLVNEQINVINGEIAAPSAPGLGLTPNWDFVKQFKQPV, from the coding sequence ATGAAAATAACAAATGTAGAAGCATTTTGGTTACGTTGCCCCATACCTGAGGCGAAACAACACGTATCAGATTATGGGCTGCTTACCAATTTTGATATGACCCTTGTGGTAATCACAACAGATACAGGATTGCAGGGCTTTGGAGAAGCCAAGGCTGCAGTAGGCTCTTCAGGCGTATGTGCTTCCATTGTAAACTGTATAGAAAACGAACTCAAGCCCGTATTGTTGGGCAAGTCTGTAAAAGACATTACCCGGCTTTGGGAAGAAATGTATAATGGAACAAGAGACCATTATGCATTGTCGAGAGGAAGAAAATTCCCTATCCTTGGACGGCGGGGCCTTACGGTATCTGCCATGAGTGGGATCGATACCGCACTATGGGATTTGAAAGGCAAAATGCTGAACGTTCCAGTACTTGATTTGCTTGGCGGTGCCTGCAGAGATAAAATGCCTGCTTACGCAAGTGGGGGGTGGGCAGACCTGGAACATATAGGCGAGCAGTTGAATGGCTATGTGAGTAAAGGGTTTGGGGGAGTGAAAATGCGTGTAGGCGTAATGGATGGTACCGTACAGAAAAGTATAGATCGGGTAAAAGCAGCCAGAGCAGCACTGGCGCCTGAAATTAAGTTAATGGTTGATGCACACGGCACGTTCAGCGTACCCGAGGCAAAGCAATTTTGCCGGGGCGTAGAAGATTGTAACATCTATTGGTTTGAAGAGCCAGTTAGTCCCGACAATAGGAAAGGAACAGCAGAAGTAAGGGCTGCTACCCACATACCCATTGCCGCCGGCGAAAGTGAGTTTACCAGTTTTGATATACACGATCTTTTGCAAATCAGGGCTATAGATGTTGTTCAGCCCGATGCAGCCATTATTGGCGGCATTTCAGAAGCTATGCGGGCCGGGCATCTGGCCAGTGTGCACCAGGTAGAGCTGGCACCACATTGCTGGGGCTCAGCATTTTCTTTCATGGCAGGGTTAACTGTAGCATTCGCAAGCCCCTCGGCAACCATTATTGAGTTCTCTTTAGGAGGAAACCCCATGATGTACGACCTGGTGAACGAACAAATTAATGTAATCAACGGCGAAATTGCCGCACCTTCTGCTCCAGGACTGGGATTAACCCCTAACTGGGATTTTGTAAAACAGTTTAAACAGCCAGTATAA
- a CDS encoding HlyD family secretion protein, with protein sequence MNNKLGTIDSKIHQADSLKLPEQSYVDINSEEVQEIIASVPSWILRSGNTVIFIVLLGILLMSSLIEYPDVVKTGLKINSLNSPKPILAKQNAKLTKLLAKDGETVEENQILAYFESTANPVDILEVNEKLLIIKHNILNNIDKELILPAAMNLGELQTSYQNFYQQYLAFLSTKKNGYYINKATFLERDLQDISSLKTQIFKQQKIQEQEYANNEKEYKAYKQLYEKKVISRNEFSEHENKYLAAKYPLQQTETAILNNSTANNAKRKELLDIRHTIAEEQAKFIQSLNQCIGDSDAWIQLYVLRAPVKGRLSYAGIIQQNQNILAGQEVFIVNPGNTDFFGEMQIPQYNMGKIHRGERTLIKLKSYPFEQFGTIRGRLTYISDVAYQDSVFIAKVSFEKFENKDKYNKIVLKNGMLADAEIITEESSLLLRFFRNIKKMMTTQ encoded by the coding sequence ATGAACAATAAATTAGGCACCATAGATAGCAAAATACATCAGGCAGATAGTTTAAAACTGCCTGAACAAAGCTATGTAGATATCAATAGCGAAGAGGTTCAGGAAATAATCGCGTCAGTACCATCTTGGATATTGAGAAGTGGAAATACTGTAATCTTTATTGTTCTGCTCGGAATCCTATTAATGTCATCATTAATTGAATATCCTGATGTGGTAAAAACAGGATTAAAGATAAACTCTCTCAATTCACCAAAGCCTATATTGGCCAAGCAAAATGCAAAGCTTACCAAACTGCTAGCCAAAGATGGCGAAACCGTAGAAGAAAACCAGATATTGGCATATTTTGAAAGTACTGCAAACCCCGTAGACATCCTTGAGGTCAATGAAAAGCTACTCATCATTAAACATAACATTTTAAATAATATTGATAAAGAATTGATCTTACCGGCAGCGATGAACTTGGGAGAGCTACAGACAAGTTATCAGAATTTTTATCAGCAATATCTAGCCTTTCTTTCTACAAAAAAAAATGGTTATTATATAAATAAGGCCACCTTTCTTGAGCGTGATCTCCAAGATATCAGTAGTTTAAAAACACAGATATTCAAACAGCAAAAAATTCAAGAACAGGAGTATGCAAATAATGAAAAAGAATATAAAGCTTATAAACAGCTTTATGAAAAAAAGGTAATCTCTCGGAATGAATTTTCGGAACATGAAAATAAATATCTTGCCGCAAAATATCCTTTACAACAGACAGAGACGGCTATCCTAAATAATTCCACCGCAAATAATGCAAAACGAAAAGAATTGTTAGATATAAGGCACACCATTGCTGAGGAGCAAGCAAAGTTTATCCAATCGTTAAATCAATGTATAGGTGATAGTGATGCTTGGATTCAACTATATGTTCTGAGAGCGCCAGTAAAGGGACGATTGAGCTATGCGGGAATTATCCAGCAGAATCAGAACATATTGGCTGGTCAAGAGGTTTTTATCGTCAATCCTGGTAATACAGATTTTTTTGGAGAAATGCAAATTCCACAATATAATATGGGCAAAATCCATAGGGGAGAAAGAACTTTGATCAAACTAAAAAGTTACCCATTTGAACAATTTGGAACAATCAGAGGGAGACTTACCTATATTTCTGATGTAGCTTATCAAGATAGTGTCTTCATCGCTAAGGTAAGTTTTGAAAAATTTGAAAATAAAGATAAATACAATAAGATAGTTTTAAAGAATGGAATGTTAGCAGATGCAGAAATTATCACCGAGGAAAGTTCTTTGCTACTACGTTTTTTTAGAAACATAAAAAAAATGATGACTACTCAATAG
- a CDS encoding 2-hydroxyacid dehydrogenase, which translates to MKKNVLLLETIAEEALSLLAENAHVFKGYEAGGLNEVLGKVEIHAVITRGKGQIDKPLMDAFSNLQVVARCGVGLDNVDVAEATARKIRVVNAPGSNAATIAEHTLALMLMAMRNLYQSVERVKQGDWNWRNQYAGDELNGKTLGILGMGNIGKRVAKLAEAFGMKVFYWSRTARQLPMDEVLKQSDIVSLHLPLTPETNEIIGAKQLTLMKPGSFLINTARGALINHEALLDALNANTIAGFAADVLPDEPPVESLSVVQHPHAIITPHAASLTAATYQRMCLLTVKNVLAILGGGQADLNSVYNRDSFI; encoded by the coding sequence ATGAAGAAAAACGTATTGTTACTCGAAACTATTGCCGAAGAAGCACTTTCGCTGCTAGCCGAAAATGCGCATGTATTCAAAGGATATGAAGCAGGTGGGCTAAATGAGGTTTTGGGAAAGGTAGAAATACATGCCGTTATTACCAGGGGGAAGGGGCAGATTGATAAGCCTTTAATGGATGCCTTTTCTAATTTGCAGGTGGTAGCCAGGTGCGGCGTGGGACTTGATAATGTGGATGTGGCTGAAGCGACAGCAAGAAAGATCAGGGTAGTTAATGCGCCGGGCAGTAATGCAGCCACTATTGCAGAACACACGCTCGCTTTAATGCTGATGGCAATGCGTAATTTATATCAGTCGGTAGAAAGGGTTAAACAGGGTGACTGGAACTGGCGTAACCAATATGCAGGAGATGAACTGAATGGCAAAACGCTTGGTATATTGGGCATGGGAAATATAGGGAAACGGGTGGCCAAACTAGCTGAGGCTTTTGGTATGAAGGTATTTTACTGGAGCAGAACAGCACGACAGCTGCCTATGGATGAAGTTTTAAAACAATCAGATATAGTAAGTTTACATCTTCCCTTAACTCCCGAAACGAATGAGATTATCGGGGCTAAGCAACTGACGTTAATGAAACCTGGATCATTCCTGATCAATACCGCAAGGGGCGCACTGATCAATCATGAGGCGCTTCTCGATGCGTTGAATGCAAATACCATTGCCGGATTTGCAGCAGATGTGCTGCCCGATGAACCACCCGTAGAGAGCCTTTCGGTTGTACAACATCCGCACGCAATTATTACCCCTCACGCAGCCAGTCTTACAGCCGCTACCTACCAGCGGATGTGCTTGCTTACCGTGAAGAATGTACTTGCCATACTTGGTGGCGGGCAGGCTGATTTAAATAGTGTATATAACCGCGATTCCTTTATTTGA
- a CDS encoding ThuA domain-containing protein — MNNFCVGLLLTLSTVLCCAPSTQKAKKPLVVFVCGDHEYSGEETLPIIAAELEKNYGMRAVVLKASPDHNSEENIPGLEILKEADLAVFYLRWRRLPAEQLAHIETYLKSGKPVMGFRTTTHAFNFPKGHPSEKWNAFGEFALNAPPGWGGKAKHTHYGHNSSTDVSIAPAASNNPILTGVAKDFHVRSWLYHVVPDYPTKGSTTLLTGKAVNPDRAAVENPVAWTGTNTFGGKVFMTTMGHPEDFRIEAFQRLVINAIHDELGLKVPKKWKGKMDIQVPYRVAK, encoded by the coding sequence ATGAATAATTTTTGTGTTGGTTTATTATTAACCCTGAGTACAGTTCTTTGCTGTGCGCCATCTACGCAAAAGGCTAAAAAGCCACTCGTTGTTTTTGTGTGCGGCGATCATGAATATAGCGGAGAAGAAACGCTGCCCATTATTGCTGCCGAACTGGAAAAGAACTATGGCATGAGGGCCGTTGTACTCAAAGCATCTCCAGACCACAATAGCGAAGAAAATATTCCCGGACTGGAAATATTAAAAGAAGCAGATTTAGCTGTTTTCTACTTGCGGTGGCGAAGACTTCCCGCCGAACAACTTGCGCACATTGAAACCTACCTGAAGTCGGGAAAACCAGTAATGGGCTTTCGTACCACTACACATGCATTTAATTTCCCTAAGGGGCACCCCAGCGAAAAATGGAATGCTTTCGGTGAGTTCGCGTTAAATGCGCCTCCGGGCTGGGGCGGGAAAGCTAAACATACACACTATGGCCATAACAGCAGCACCGATGTGAGCATTGCTCCTGCGGCATCAAACAATCCTATTCTTACAGGCGTAGCAAAAGATTTTCACGTTCGCTCTTGGTTGTACCATGTAGTGCCCGATTATCCCACAAAAGGATCAACAACATTGCTTACAGGCAAAGCCGTAAATCCTGATAGAGCCGCCGTAGAAAATCCGGTAGCCTGGACAGGTACCAATACTTTCGGTGGAAAGGTTTTTATGACCACGATGGGGCATCCCGAAGATTTCAGAATTGAGGCTTTCCAACGCCTTGTAATTAATGCCATTCATGATGAACTGGGCTTAAAAGTGCCAAAGAAATGGAAAGGTAAAATGGATATCCAGGTACCATACCGTGTAGCTAAGTAA
- a CDS encoding peptidyl-tRNA hydrolase, whose product MKMYILVKREVPDKMVPVITAHASLACFRKFENTANMQTWINGIFKKVVCVVSETEFANAKKEADHIVLTESALNNQEACIAFSPREEYPKMFKFFKMWVPNNNE is encoded by the coding sequence ATGAAGATGTATATTTTAGTTAAAAGAGAGGTTCCTGATAAAATGGTACCCGTAATTACAGCACACGCATCTCTTGCCTGTTTTAGGAAATTTGAAAACACGGCAAACATGCAAACCTGGATAAATGGCATATTTAAGAAGGTGGTTTGTGTGGTTTCTGAAACAGAGTTCGCAAATGCTAAAAAGGAAGCAGACCATATTGTGCTCACCGAATCGGCATTAAACAATCAGGAAGCCTGCATAGCCTTTTCGCCCAGGGAAGAATATCCCAAAATGTTTAAGTTTTTTAAGATGTGGGTACCCAATAACAATGAGTAA